The sequence below is a genomic window from Brevibacillus agri.
TCGTTTACGCGCGCCAGGTAATCGGGCAAAACCGCATCGTGGGGCATCGCCTCAAGCTGCCTTTTCACCAACTCTGCCGCAATCGCTCCTCCGGTTTGCCCGGCCCGGTTTTCGTACGGAACCAGCGACGACACGCCGTCAATCACCGCGTACACCTGCCCGGTCTGGGAAATCACATAGGCGTCCTCATTGGTATTGCCGCTTCCTTTAATGGAGATGCACTCAAGTTTCATGGTGAACTACCGCCTTTTATGTGTAGTGATTTGCTTGAAAATTGTATCATTTTTCCTTTTTTCCAGCTATAGCTCCCCATCCATATTCAGGTGTCTTTGGCTGTGTTAAGATAATGAAGGACTTTTTCGAAAAGAAAAGAGGGAAAAACGCATGAAACGTGAACGATCCGCGCTGCTGCACGAACAAGCCATGGATGTCATTCTCGGTGGGGTAAACAGCCCTTCCCGTTCTTTCAAGGCCGTAGGCGGGGGAGCGCCCGTGACGATGGAGCGTGCCCAGGGCGCGTATTTCTGGGACGTGGACGGCAACCGATATATTGACTATTTGGCGGCGTATGGCCCGATCATTACAGGCCACGCCCATCCGCATGTAACCAAAGCGATCTGCGAAGCGGCGGCGAACGGCACGCTGTACGGGACGCCGACTCCGTGGGAAGTAACTTTTGCCAACATGATCCGCGAAGCGATCCCGTCGATGGAGCGCATCCGCTTCAACAACTCCGGTACGGAATCCGTCATGACGTGCATTCGCGTGGCTCGTGCCTACACCGGACGCGTGAAAATCATCAAATTCGCGGGCTGCTACCACGGGCACTCCGATCTCGTGCTCGTCGCGGCAGGCTCTGGACCTTCCACGCTGGGCATCCCGGACAGCGCCGGCATTCCGCAAAGCATCGCCAACGAAGTGATTACCGTTCCGTTCAACGACATCGGCGCGTTTGCCGAAGCGATGAGCAAGTGGGGTAGCGAAACAGCGTGCGTGCTGGTCGAGCCGATCGTCGGCAACTTCGGTATCGTCACGCCGGAGCCAGGCTTTTTGGAAGAAGTAAACCGCATCGCGCACGAAGCAGGTGCGCTCGTTGTGTACGACGAGGTTATTACCGCATTCCGCTTCTGCTACGGCGGGGCGCAAAACTTGCTGGGTGTAACACCTGACCTGACCGCGCTCGGAAAAATCATCGGCGGCGGCTTGCCGATTGGCGCGTATGGCGGACGCCGCGATATTATGGAGCAGGTCGCGCCGCTCGGTCCAGCCTACCAGGCAGGGACAATGGCGGGCAATCCCGCTTCCATCCGCGCCGGAATCGCTTGCCTGGAAGTGCTGAAGCAGCCTGGCGTGTACGATGAGTTCGAGCGACTCGGTGCGCTTTTGGAAAAAGGCATTCGCGACGCGGCGAGCAAGCACGGCGTCACCATTCAGCTCAACCGCGTCAAAGGAGCTATGGCGGTTTACTTTACGGACGAGCCAGTCCGCGACTACGATGCCGCGCAAAAAGCCGATGGCGAGCTGTTCGCCCGCTTCTTCCGCCTCCTTTTGGACGAAGGCATCTGCCTCGCGCCTTCCAAATACGAGGCGTGGTTCATCACCACCGCTCACACGGAGGACGACATCCGGGAAACGATTGCGGCTGTCGACCGCGCCTTCGCCCAGTTGAACGCGTAGCTTGGCGAAAAATGTGTGCGCCTGACGGCAAGACAAGCATTGCCAAGCCCGCTCCCCTGCTTTTTGGAGATACTAACGACTGCACGAGAGTATCATCGCGAGGAGGCGATCTAGGTGTCAAAAGGCGAAAAGACGTACCCGCAAGCTCCGGAAAAGACGCTGGATTCCAAAGCGAGCAGCAAGATGCTCGAAATCGTCGGCTTCCAAAATCCGCGCAAGACCGAGCATCACAAAACGCAAAACCACGATCGCTAGGCGTGCCAGGCAGACACATTCCCGCCTGAGGATGTGTCTGCTTTTTTTATGCTTTTGCCCGTTTGGTCCAGCACATATAAGTCGACGATGATATTGTCAAGATTGGTCAGAGATTGTACAATAAAAATAGTGAAACTGCCATGACACTTATTCGTATACATGGATATGGGACAAAATGTGTAAGGAACTGCTATTGTGCATATTTCGTAGATAAAAACGAGGAGTGAGTGCTCAATGTTTTTTCACCCGATGGATTTTCTGATTCTCATTGCATTCGGACTGTCGCTCTGGGCTCAATTCCGCGTAAAGGGAACCTTTAACAAGTACGCGGAGGTCCCTACTTCCTCCGGCCTTACCGGGGCGGAAGCGGCGCGGCGGATGCTCGATGCAAACGGCTTGACCAACGTTCCGGTCGAACATATTCCGGGCACGCTGACCGACCACTACGATCCGATGTCCCGTGTGGTTCGCCTGTCTGATCCTGTCTACTTCGGCAACTCCATCGCATCGTTGTCCGTTGCTTGTCACGAAGTCGGCCATGCCATCCAGCACAAAGTATCGTATCCGATGCTGGTAGCGCGCCACCGCATTTTCCCGGTGGTCAACCTGGTATCCGGTGTTGCGCCGCTCTTGCTGCTCGCTGGCTTCTTTTTCAAAATGACGGGTCTGCTATTGATCGGGATTATTTTCTTCTCCGGCGCTGTTGCCTTCCAGCTCATCACGCTGCCAGTCGAGTTTAACGCGAGCAGCCGTGCCAAAGAGCTGATGCTGAAAATGGGCTTCATCCGCAACGAGGAAGAACGCGGAGCGAGCAAGGTGCTCGGCGCCGCCGCTCTGACCTACGTGGCAGCCGCTCTGATCTCTGTTCTCGAGCTTGCCAAGTACATCATGATCTTCAGAAGCTCCGACGACTAATCGCAGGTACAAAAAAACGTTTACTACGACAGACACAAGGTACAGCCTCTTCCACAGCGGGAGGCTGTACCTTTTTATGTGGACTTGCGTTACAATGGGACGGGAGGTTTTGTACATGCGCATCGGGATTATCGGATTAGGAAGTATGGGGCAAATGCTTGTGAAGTCGTTTTGCAAAAGCGAAGCGATCCAGCCGGAAAACGTGCTCGTCTTCAACCGGACGCAAGCAAAGGCAGACAAGCTGCAAGCGGAATACGGCGTGACCGTCGCGGCGACCGCGCAAGCGCTATGCGAGCAGGCGGAGCTGATTTTCCTCTGCACGAAGCCGCTCGACGTCTTGCCTGTTTTACGCGGGCTGTCGGTTGCTGCCGACAAGCATATCGTCTCGGTCGCTGCCGGGGTCAGTATCGCGGATGTGGAAACCGTCCACGCCGGGCCAGTCAGCAAAGTGATTCCGACCGTCACTTCCTCGGAGCTGCACGGGGTATCGCTGCTGACAAACAGCGGCAAAGTGAGCGCCGAACAGCGCGAGCATCTGCTTACTCTGCTGTCTGCCATCGGCACGGTACAGGTGGTTACCGATGCCGAAATCGAGACGGCGACGATTTTGAGCAGCAGTGCGCCGGGACTGATCGCGGGGATTCTCGATTCTTTCGCCCAGGCGGCTGTTCGCAAAACGCCGGAGCTGGGGATTGAGGCAGCCCGCAGCATCCTCGTGGAGACGATGCTGGGAACGGCTTTGCTTTTGAAAAACGAACAGCTTGGCTTCGACCAACTGATCGAGCGCGTCGCTACCAAAGGCGGAATTACCGAGGAAGGGCTGCGCGTCCTCGACAAAACCTTGCCGGGCGGCTTTGACGAGCTGTTTGCCATGACATCGTCCAAGCACGCCGCGCTGAAGGAGCTTGTACAAAAACAGGTCGGAGAACACAGCGACGAAAAGGAGTAATCAGACATGATCGTAGGTTGGATTGGCTTGGGCAATATGGGCGTACCGATGGCGGGCAATCTGCTGGCGGCAGGCTATGACGTGAGCGTCTGGAACCGCACCCCGGACAAGGCGGCTCCGCTGGTCGCCCTCGGTGCGAAGCAGGTGGCGTCCCTGCCCCGGCTCGTAGAGGAATGCGACGTACTGTTTACGATGGTCAGCGACGACGAGGCGGTAAAAGCGATCTACACGGGAGCAGACGGCGTGCTGTCCGCGCGTGTATCCGGCAAGCTGGCGATTGACATGAGCACGATTGCGCCGGAGACGTCCCGTTTTCTGGCGGAGCAGGCGAAAAAAGCCGGGCTGCGTTTTCTCGACGCCCCGGTCTCAGGCAGTGTCGGTCCGGCTAAAGAAGCTCAGCTCGTCATCATGGTTGGCGGCGAAAAAGCGGACTACGACGAAGCGAAGCCGCTCTTGGACAAGCTCGGCAAGGCCGCCATTTACCTGGGACCAAACGGCGCAGGCACCTCTGCCAAGCTGGCGATCAATCTCCTGCTCGGCATCACCGTTCAGGGCGTCTCGGAAACGCTGCTGTTCGCCCGCTCGCTCGGGATTGAGACGGAGCAAATGCTGGAGATTATTTCGCAAAGCGCTGTAGGCACTCCGCTGATTCGCGGTAAAGCGGCCTCGATTCTCGCAGACGACTATCCTGCGGCTTTTGCCTTGAAGCATATGGCCAAAGACCTGCGCCTGGCCCGCGAGGCTGGCGTGTCTACGCCGCTGGCGGAATCGGCGCAGGCAACCTATCGTCAAGCGCTGGAGGAAGGGCTGGGCGAGCTGGATCTGATGGCGATTCTGCGTCATCTGCAAGGCCCTTCCCTTACCAAATAGCCAAGCAAACGAAAAAACCGGAGTCGCTCCGGTCTTTTTTGTACAGATAAGAATTTGTAAGATTCTTATCCACTAAGGCTACGCCAAAGACTTGGCGCAGCCACGTTTTCTAACATCCAGCCGCTACAGCCTGGCCTTCAGCCATGCGTTGAGTTGTTGGGCCTCGGCCACGGCCCGCGCGTCTGCGAGCACATCCCCCGGCTTGTTGCCTTCACCAATGATGTAGCCCGCATATGGCATCTCGACAAAGGAAAAGACGTACTGGAACTGCAGAATCAGCGGCAGCCCTTTCAGCCGCGGCTGGTCGCCGCCCGTCGCGATGACGTAGGCTTGTTTTTGTCCGAGCGATTCCTTGAACGCATAGCGTTCGTCGCGCAAACTTTGCGACCAGCGATCGACGTAGTTTTTCATATGGCCGGACATGCCGTACCAGTAAATCGGCGTGGCGAAAATCAAAAAGTCATGGGCGAGCACCGCTTCCGTGACCTCGTCGTAGTCGTCTGCCACCGCCGTAAAGCCGCCTTCCGCATGCCGCTGATCGTGAATCGGGAGAATGTTTTTTCCCGCAGGCGAATGCTGGTGTGTTCGATCATTGTAGCAAAAAACCCTCCAGCTTTCGCCAGAGGGTATCGCCTTTTAAAAAGTTTGCCCCTGCTCCTGCTCACCTGCATGCGCGGGCCACTTTTGCCACAGCCGCCATGCCAAGCCAACTGCCACCGCCAGCAACAGACCAGAGAGCAAATAAACGGCACGCGTGCCGAGCCACTGGGCCAAAGCTCCCATCACCAGCGAGGACAGCCCGAAAACAAGCGCGTCGAGCGTGCCTTTTGCAGACAAGACGTAAGGCAATGCCGCTTGCTCTGTCTCCTGCTGCAAAATCGTCTGCTTGCTCACCAGCGCAATCTCCAGAAACGGACCAAGCGCAAAGGAAAACAGCAAAGCCGCCAAAGGGTAAGGCGTGCTGCCAAACAGCAAGGTCATGAGCGCGGAACCGCTAACTCCCGCCACCAGCCAGCGCGGCAACTGCCGGTTCATCCGCCCGGCGTACTTCAAAAGCAAAGTGCCGCCGATGATCGAGCCAAGCAGGTAGCCCGCATTGATGTATCCCCACCACTCTTCGCCCTGCCCCAGCACTTCCAGGACATAAGGCAACAAAATCGCCGCGATCCAGACTGCGCCCGCGATGCCCATGACGACATCCAGCGCCACCAGTTGCCGCAGTAGCGGCACATTGCGGATCGTTTTCCAGCCCGTAAGCCAATCTCCCTGCGGCTGCTGGGGAGAGACACGCAAGCCCGCTTCGCCTTCGGCATTAGCCAGCTTGGGCTTGACTCCCAGCATGGCGAGCGTTGCCAAGACGTAGGCGGCCACTGTGCCCCAGAGAACGGTGCTCGCTCCCAGCCAGGCCACGAGCAAGCCCCCTGCCGCCCATCCGGCAAAATGAACCGTCTGATCGGAAGTCGCGAGCAGGCCGTTTGCTCGCATCAGCTCTTGGCGGAGCACAAGCTGCGGCACCAGCGCATTGCGCGCCGGGTTTGCCCAGCCGTCCATGAAGGCGATCATCGCCCCGAGACTGTAGAGCAGCCAGAGCCATTGCGTCCCCGTCTCCCTGTCCACGCAAACAGCCGCTGCCGCAAGCAATGCCGTTTTCAGCGCTTGCGACAAGACGAGCATGCGCGAAAGCGTCCATCTGCGAAAAAAGAGCGGCGCGGTCAAGCCGCTGACAGACTGCGCCGACAAAATCACTACGGGCACAAACGCCGTGTACATCACCGAGCCGGACGCCGCGTAGATGACCGAAATGAACGCCACAATGTAAAAAACATCCCCCAGATTGGCCAATGTCTGACCCGCCCAGAGGCAAACGAATCGTCTATGCCACACGATGCACAACCTCCTGTCGGTTCAGGACCGTTCCCGACGTCCTGACGGAATATGCAATTATTCCTGCCGACTTTTCATCACAATGGAGGTGCACCTCTTTTCGTCAACTATGTTTTATTCTATTCCAGATTCTGTAGACTGTACAGATTTGTTGCGGAAAAAGCTGTAGTACACCCAGCCCGCGTTGATGAACAAAAAAGCGCTCGTCATGAAAAACACGCCGTTGATGCTCACGTACCCGGCCATAAAGCCGCCGATCATCGGCCCGAGCATGCTCCCGATGCTGACGAAGCTGTTGTTGTAGCCGTAGACGCGGCTGACCATATGCGCAGGGGTTGCGCGGCGCAGCAGCGCGTTGACAGAAGGCAGCAAGCCGCCGAGCGACAGCCCGAGCAAAAAGCGCAGGACCACCAGTTGCCACACCGTCCAGACCAGCCCTTGCGGAATGAACAGGAAGGCCGCCGCGAGCAAGGCGAACAACAGCACTTTTTGCGAGCCGAACCGATCTCCCAGCCGTCCCAACTGCGGAGAAGCGAACACGTTGGCAATCCCCATCGCCGCCTGGACAATTCCCGCCCACAGCGCTACCTTCGCCCCTTCCGAGCTGACCAACTGCGAGATGTAGATCGGCAAGACAGGCACGATGCTGAACAGCGCAAACTGGATCATCACGGTTACAAAAAAGAGCGCCGGCAGCTCTTTGGACGAAAAGATCATCTGAAAATCTTCCTTCAGGCTGGAGCGGTCCTTTTTTTCTGGTGGAACAAACGTCTCTTTTACCGTAAACGTAATGACCAAAGTAGCGAGCAAAAGCAGGCTGCCTGTCACCACGAAGATCATCCGAAAGCCGATCTGATTCGCCAGCACACCGCCAAAAAGCGGTCCCATGATCGTGCCCGCCGTAATAAACGATTGCAGTAACCCCTGCGCCCAGCCGATCCGTTCTTTCGGCACAGACGAAGCTACGAGCGCCGTGCTGGCCGGAATGATCCCGCCCACAAGCCCGTTAATCAGCCGCAGCGCCAAAAGCTGCCACAAGCTTCCGGCAAAGCCCGTCAGCGCAACCGTGATCGACATGAAGTAGCCGGAGCGCAAAATCATGATCTTGCGCCCGTGCTTGTCAGCCAGATTGCCCCAGATCGGGGACACCAGCCCTGCGGTCAAAAAGTTGGCCCCAAAAATGATCCCCGCCCACGCCGTTACCTGGTGCGGATCGTCAATTCCGAAGTCTTGCTGAATGTAGAGCGGCAAAAACGGCATAATCATGCTCATAGCGACCATGACGACAAACAGCGATCCACATAGCACGTATAAATTGCGTCGCCATATCTCCATCTAACTCCCTCCATTCCCCCCTGGTCAATCAATCACTTTGCGCCTGTCTCAGACGCTGTTCCAAAATCCTGGACGCTCCACAGGCTATGGTACACTCCTTTTTGCGCAAGCAGCTCCTCGTGCTTGCCTTGCTCGACAATTTGCCCCTCGCGCATGACCACGATCTTGTCCGCATGCGTGATCGTAGACAGGCGATGCGCCACGATCAGCGTCGTCCGGCCTTTGGTCAGGCGAGCCAGCGACTCCTGAATCATGTGCTCCGACTCCAGATCAAGGGCAGAGGTCGCCTCGTCCAAAATGAGAATGCCCGGATTGCGCAAGAAAACCCGCGCGATGGCAATTCGCTGCTTTTGACCCCCGGACAGCTTCACGCCGCGCTCGCCCAGCTCGGTGTCGTAGCCTTGGGGCAGCTCGCTGATAAAATCATGCGCGTTGGCCGCGCGCGCCGCTTCCTCGACAGCCTGCTGATCCGCCGCCGGATTCCCCATCAGGATATTGATTTTGGCAGATTCACTAAACAAAATATTATCCTGCTGCACCAAGCCGATATGATGGCGCAAGTTTTGCTGCTTCAGCTCGCGAATGTCGATGCCATCTATCGTAATCCGCCCTTCTGTCACATCCCAAAAACGCGGCAACAGGCTAATCAGAGACGATTTTCCGCCGCCGGACATCCCGACGATCGCCACGGTCTCGCCTGGTTTAATTGTCAGGTTCACGTCCTGCAAAACGAGCGGCCCGTCTTCCCGGTAGCGGAACGAAACGTGCTCAAAGCGAATTTCTCCCCGGATGCGCCCCGTCGCAGGATCAACAGGCAGCTCGCTCGCGTGGGGACTGTCCACGATGTCGTAGGACTCGTCGAGAAACTCGAACATCCGGTCCATCGAGGCGATCGCTTGCGTCAAAACGGTGCTGGAGTTGACCAGACGCCGCAACGGCGTGTACAGACGCTCCAAATAGGCGTAAAACGCCACCAGCGTCCCTACGCTCATGCTGCCGCCGATCACCTGGTAGCCCGCGTAGGCGATGACGAACAGCGGCGCGATATCGGTGACCGTATTGACGACGGAAAACGTTCGCGCGTTCCAGCGCGTATGCTCCAGCGCCTTGTCCAGAAACTGGTTGTTTTCCTTGGCAAATCCTTTGCTCTCGTGGCTCTCCAGCGCAAAGCTGCGGATCAGCGCCATGCCGTTCACGCGCTCGTACAAGTATCCTTGCAGCCGGGCCAGCGCGGCAGAGCGCTCCCTCGTCAACTGGCGCAGTTTTTTGTAAAAGTATTTGACGGAAAAACTGTACAGCGGAAAGACGACGATGGCGACAAGCGTCAGCTCGACGTCCATGGAAAACATAATCAACAGCGTCAGGCCGATCGTAATCAGATCGAGCCACAAATTCATCAGGCCCGTCTCCACAAAGCTTTTCGTGGACTCCACGTCGTTAATGACCCGGGAAATGACCTCGCCCGTCTTCGTGTTGTTGTAGTAGCGCATCGAGAGCCGCTGCAAATGGGCATAAAGCTGATTGCGAATGTCAAACAAAATTTTGCTGGACACCCACTGCGCGTAATATTGGCGAATGTACTCGACAGGCGCACGCACCACCGTAAACACCAAAAACGCGGCGAGCATCAGCCAGAACAGTTGCGTCAGCTTTTCCTCGCGGGGAATCGGGCTTGGCAGCAGATCGTCAATCACGTATTTGATGAGAAGCGGCAGAGCAAGCGGAATGGAAAATTTGATGATGCCTATGAATATGGTCCCCAATATTTGTTTCCAATAGGGCATGACATATGCCAAATAGCGGCGTATGCTCAACCAGCATACCTCCCTTACATAGAAACTTGGCTGTGCCCGATTCGTTCAGGCACAGCCAAATTTGCACGTATGTGATCGTGCTTCGCCTTTTTCAAGTTTAGGACAGTACAAGGAAATCCCTCCCCCGGATTTACGGGAAAGGGATTATTCCTCATCGTCTCGCACTAAAAGATACCGCTCGTACCAGCGTTGAACAAAGCCGTTCTGAAAAGGGCCGCGGCGCGCGCTTACCCAGTCCAGCACTTCTCGCAGCGCTGTCTGTACTTTTTCCACGACAAACGGAGGGTAGTTCATCTGTTTGCTGTGCAACAGAAACTCCTCTTCATCGAGAATCGAATACGTCATGTCGGGAAACACCTTTACATCGAGATCATAGTCTATGTAGCTAAGAAGCTGACCCTTCATGCTGAAGGGCGAACCAATGTTGCAGTAATAGTAGATGCCGTCGTCGCGAATCATAGCAATGGTATTGAACCACTGGCCCCGACCAAAAGTACAAATGGCCGGCTCACGCGTGCGCCACTCCCGCCCGTCTGCTTCTGTCACCTTGACCCGATCGTTTCCCCCAATCACCACCGCATCACTGGTGTGAATCAGCGTGGATTTGTCCCATATGCGGTGCAGCGAATGATCGTGTTTATAGCTTTCAATGCGGATATTGGAGCCCGGAGTTGGTGACATGACTCTCCCCTTTCTTCTCTTCTCTATTTGAATGGGGACAAGCCTCCTTTAGGAAGAGAGCTTTTTGGAAAGCGTAACAAATTTTTGTACTTCGTAGCCAAGCGAAAGGTAAAACGGAAGGACTTCCGGATTCGCCTGATTGACCATAATCAGGACGTTGTTGACGCCTCGTTGTTTGAAGCGCTTTTCGATGGCAGACACGAGTTCGCGGCCAATGCCGGAACCTTGCATCTCGGGGAGAACAGCCAGCCGGTAAAAATAGGCGCGCGCTCCGTCGATCGTGCCGACCACGACCCCAACAACTCTGCCGTCTTTTTCCGCAACCATAACCAAATCGCTGTCCCATGCCAACTGTTGGGCCAAATCGTTCAACGACTCCGTGTCCGATTGGTCCAAACCCGTCTGTTGCCAGATACTTGTGATAGCCGAATAGTCACCGAGCCGAAACGGACGAATCAGCATACGTTGCCTCCTTCGTAACCTTCTTCCTCTATTGTACAACACATGGACAACTTTGTCTTGTGTAGTGAGACGTCAAAGTCGCCAACTCCTGGTCACCGCAAAAGCACAAACTAGGTCAAAAGGGAAATGCCGCCGTCGACAATCAAGGTTTGTCCGCGCACCATCCAGGCCTTGTCCGAAACCAAAAACATCACGGCATTCGCCAGGTCTTCCGGCTCTACAATCCGCCCTGCCGGCGTGCGTTGCGCGGAGCTGCCGAGCAGTTCTTCGCGATTCGGGAAGTGCTTGAGCGCATCGGTGTCCACAGCGCCGCCGGAAACTGCATTGACAACGATATTGTGCGGTGCCAGCTCGACAGCCAGGTAGCGCGTGATCGCTTCTACAGCCGCTTTGGATACGCCAACCGCCGTGTAGTTGTCCAGCACGCGGATGGAGCCAAGGCTGGAGAGGCTGACGATCTTCCCGCCATTGCCGCCTTTAATCATTAGTTTTGCCGCTTCTTGCGCACAGAACAACAGCGCTTTGCTGTTAATTTCCATCGTCCAGTCCCAATGGCTCTCTTCCAGTTCCATCAACGGGCGCAAAACGCCGGAAGCCGCGTTGTTGATCAACACGTCCAGACGACCAAATTCC
It includes:
- a CDS encoding glutamate-1-semialdehyde 2,1-aminomutase, producing MKRERSALLHEQAMDVILGGVNSPSRSFKAVGGGAPVTMERAQGAYFWDVDGNRYIDYLAAYGPIITGHAHPHVTKAICEAAANGTLYGTPTPWEVTFANMIREAIPSMERIRFNNSGTESVMTCIRVARAYTGRVKIIKFAGCYHGHSDLVLVAAGSGPSTLGIPDSAGIPQSIANEVITVPFNDIGAFAEAMSKWGSETACVLVEPIVGNFGIVTPEPGFLEEVNRIAHEAGALVVYDEVITAFRFCYGGAQNLLGVTPDLTALGKIIGGGLPIGAYGGRRDIMEQVAPLGPAYQAGTMAGNPASIRAGIACLEVLKQPGVYDEFERLGALLEKGIRDAASKHGVTIQLNRVKGAMAVYFTDEPVRDYDAAQKADGELFARFFRLLLDEGICLAPSKYEAWFITTAHTEDDIRETIAAVDRAFAQLNA
- a CDS encoding zinc metallopeptidase, with the translated sequence MFFHPMDFLILIAFGLSLWAQFRVKGTFNKYAEVPTSSGLTGAEAARRMLDANGLTNVPVEHIPGTLTDHYDPMSRVVRLSDPVYFGNSIASLSVACHEVGHAIQHKVSYPMLVARHRIFPVVNLVSGVAPLLLLAGFFFKMTGLLLIGIIFFSGAVAFQLITLPVEFNASSRAKELMLKMGFIRNEEERGASKVLGAAALTYVAAALISVLELAKYIMIFRSSDD
- a CDS encoding pyrroline-5-carboxylate reductase family protein, whose amino-acid sequence is MRIGIIGLGSMGQMLVKSFCKSEAIQPENVLVFNRTQAKADKLQAEYGVTVAATAQALCEQAELIFLCTKPLDVLPVLRGLSVAADKHIVSVAAGVSIADVETVHAGPVSKVIPTVTSSELHGVSLLTNSGKVSAEQREHLLTLLSAIGTVQVVTDAEIETATILSSSAPGLIAGILDSFAQAAVRKTPELGIEAARSILVETMLGTALLLKNEQLGFDQLIERVATKGGITEEGLRVLDKTLPGGFDELFAMTSSKHAALKELVQKQVGEHSDEKE
- a CDS encoding NAD(P)-dependent oxidoreductase, whose product is MIVGWIGLGNMGVPMAGNLLAAGYDVSVWNRTPDKAAPLVALGAKQVASLPRLVEECDVLFTMVSDDEAVKAIYTGADGVLSARVSGKLAIDMSTIAPETSRFLAEQAKKAGLRFLDAPVSGSVGPAKEAQLVIMVGGEKADYDEAKPLLDKLGKAAIYLGPNGAGTSAKLAINLLLGITVQGVSETLLFARSLGIETEQMLEIISQSAVGTPLIRGKAASILADDYPAAFALKHMAKDLRLAREAGVSTPLAESAQATYRQALEEGLGELDLMAILRHLQGPSLTK
- a CDS encoding flavodoxin family protein encodes the protein MADDYDEVTEAVLAHDFLIFATPIYWYGMSGHMKNYVDRWSQSLRDERYAFKESLGQKQAYVIATGGDQPRLKGLPLILQFQYVFSFVEMPYAGYIIGEGNKPGDVLADARAVAEAQQLNAWLKARL
- a CDS encoding MFS transporter; translated protein: MWHRRFVCLWAGQTLANLGDVFYIVAFISVIYAASGSVMYTAFVPVVILSAQSVSGLTAPLFFRRWTLSRMLVLSQALKTALLAAAAVCVDRETGTQWLWLLYSLGAMIAFMDGWANPARNALVPQLVLRQELMRANGLLATSDQTVHFAGWAAGGLLVAWLGASTVLWGTVAAYVLATLAMLGVKPKLANAEGEAGLRVSPQQPQGDWLTGWKTIRNVPLLRQLVALDVVMGIAGAVWIAAILLPYVLEVLGQGEEWWGYINAGYLLGSIIGGTLLLKYAGRMNRQLPRWLVAGVSGSALMTLLFGSTPYPLAALLFSFALGPFLEIALVSKQTILQQETEQAALPYVLSAKGTLDALVFGLSSLVMGALAQWLGTRAVYLLSGLLLAVAVGLAWRLWQKWPAHAGEQEQGQTF
- a CDS encoding MFS transporter gives rise to the protein MEIWRRNLYVLCGSLFVVMVAMSMIMPFLPLYIQQDFGIDDPHQVTAWAGIIFGANFLTAGLVSPIWGNLADKHGRKIMILRSGYFMSITVALTGFAGSLWQLLALRLINGLVGGIIPASTALVASSVPKERIGWAQGLLQSFITAGTIMGPLFGGVLANQIGFRMIFVVTGSLLLLATLVITFTVKETFVPPEKKDRSSLKEDFQMIFSSKELPALFFVTVMIQFALFSIVPVLPIYISQLVSSEGAKVALWAGIVQAAMGIANVFASPQLGRLGDRFGSQKVLLFALLAAAFLFIPQGLVWTVWQLVVLRFLLGLSLGGLLPSVNALLRRATPAHMVSRVYGYNNSFVSIGSMLGPMIGGFMAGYVSINGVFFMTSAFLFINAGWVYYSFFRNKSVQSTESGIE
- a CDS encoding ABC transporter ATP-binding protein, with protein sequence MSIRRYLAYVMPYWKQILGTIFIGIIKFSIPLALPLLIKYVIDDLLPSPIPREEKLTQLFWLMLAAFLVFTVVRAPVEYIRQYYAQWVSSKILFDIRNQLYAHLQRLSMRYYNNTKTGEVISRVINDVESTKSFVETGLMNLWLDLITIGLTLLIMFSMDVELTLVAIVVFPLYSFSVKYFYKKLRQLTRERSAALARLQGYLYERVNGMALIRSFALESHESKGFAKENNQFLDKALEHTRWNARTFSVVNTVTDIAPLFVIAYAGYQVIGGSMSVGTLVAFYAYLERLYTPLRRLVNSSTVLTQAIASMDRMFEFLDESYDIVDSPHASELPVDPATGRIRGEIRFEHVSFRYREDGPLVLQDVNLTIKPGETVAIVGMSGGGKSSLISLLPRFWDVTEGRITIDGIDIRELKQQNLRHHIGLVQQDNILFSESAKINILMGNPAADQQAVEEAARAANAHDFISELPQGYDTELGERGVKLSGGQKQRIAIARVFLRNPGILILDEATSALDLESEHMIQESLARLTKGRTTLIVAHRLSTITHADKIVVMREGQIVEQGKHEELLAQKGVYHSLWSVQDFGTASETGAK
- a CDS encoding DUF402 domain-containing protein, with translation MSPTPGSNIRIESYKHDHSLHRIWDKSTLIHTSDAVVIGGNDRVKVTEADGREWRTREPAICTFGRGQWFNTIAMIRDDGIYYYCNIGSPFSMKGQLLSYIDYDLDVKVFPDMTYSILDEEEFLLHSKQMNYPPFVVEKVQTALREVLDWVSARRGPFQNGFVQRWYERYLLVRDDEE
- a CDS encoding GNAT family N-acetyltransferase encodes the protein MLIRPFRLGDYSAITSIWQQTGLDQSDTESLNDLAQQLAWDSDLVMVAEKDGRVVGVVVGTIDGARAYFYRLAVLPEMQGSGIGRELVSAIEKRFKQRGVNNVLIMVNQANPEVLPFYLSLGYEVQKFVTLSKKLSS
- the fabL gene encoding enoyl-[acyl-carrier-protein] reductase FabL; its protein translation is MNTTKKVALVTGGTRGIGKAIALQLAEQGYDLVLNYLRNRSAAREAAAELEAKGARVHLVKANVGDVAKIKELFAEIDQEFGRLDVLINNAASGVLRPLMELEESHWDWTMEINSKALLFCAQEAAKLMIKGGNGGKIVSLSSLGSIRVLDNYTAVGVSKAAVEAITRYLAVELAPHNIVVNAVSGGAVDTDALKHFPNREELLGSSAQRTPAGRIVEPEDLANAVMFLVSDKAWMVRGQTLIVDGGISLLT